Proteins from one Desulfocurvus vexinensis DSM 17965 genomic window:
- a CDS encoding DNA internalization-related competence protein ComEC/Rec2, which translates to MRGGGGEFPSRAVPGLLPWQFPLCALLLGLLALRFPWPALAGLVLLWALAGAGPGRRAALLGAAFALGWGLAAWAMPAGPGEVAPWMAERRVAEVTGRVARVESVPGRQLRVFLAGARYALDDGAQGALPGLVLWTWQEPLAWPHPGQSVAVRLRVRPVRGFANPGQWDARFHWGRQGVFYRGFTRGEGGQPRLGDEPPGPGARLRASLRQAVEAAAPDGPGRALLAALVLGERFFVAPEAYDTVRRSTLAHSLALSGMHLGFAAGLGLGLAWALGRLWPGLLLRMARPRLGVLLGAPLVGLYVWLGGATPSLLRAGLMFAAWGALLLLGRGRVLLDGLLLALALLVAADPLVVHDIRLQLSAVAVAGIAVLVPPVWRLLPGREAARGAGPAVWAARGARALAGVLLVSLAANVALLPLLVWNFTETGLALHLNVLWLPVLGLAAVPAGLAGAVLAVTPGLGEAGRWLLGADAALLEGAMAALSALDARGWLPVATLPRPLWPHLVGYYALLVGLAALVHARARAALGVCLAGALLLAWPGLWAGATGQGRALGLTVLDVGQSQAVLLDLPGGGRVLVDGGGGFPGGLDPGRAVVLPALARGRWPGLDMMILSHPDHDHYGGLGAVAGAVPVGVFVHGGRWPDSGSGRALRAALEEGGVPVRTVGAGDVLDLGPGLALEVLHPGNQRSRGSSNNQSLVLRLVWHGRPLALLPGDVEQAGIQRLLAEGADLRAGVLVVPHHGSASSLSPELYARVGARLALAGTGFLNYLGLPDAQVRLALARAGVALYDTGRCGAVRVTWAAPDAPARLETALGCPGTAAMP; encoded by the coding sequence TGGCAGTTCCCCCTGTGCGCCCTGCTGCTGGGCCTGTTGGCCCTGCGGTTTCCCTGGCCCGCCCTGGCGGGCCTTGTGCTGCTGTGGGCCCTGGCCGGGGCGGGCCCGGGGCGGCGCGCCGCCCTGCTGGGCGCGGCCTTCGCCCTGGGCTGGGGGCTGGCGGCCTGGGCCATGCCCGCCGGGCCCGGCGAGGTGGCGCCGTGGATGGCCGAGCGGCGCGTGGCCGAGGTCACGGGGCGGGTGGCGCGGGTGGAGAGCGTGCCCGGGCGGCAGCTGCGCGTGTTCCTGGCCGGGGCGCGCTACGCCCTGGACGACGGCGCACAGGGCGCCCTGCCCGGGCTTGTGTTGTGGACCTGGCAGGAGCCCCTGGCCTGGCCGCACCCCGGGCAGAGCGTGGCGGTGCGCCTGCGGGTGCGCCCGGTGCGCGGCTTCGCCAACCCCGGCCAATGGGACGCGCGGTTCCACTGGGGCCGCCAGGGCGTGTTCTACCGCGGCTTCACCCGGGGCGAGGGCGGGCAGCCCCGGCTGGGCGACGAGCCGCCAGGGCCCGGGGCCCGGCTGCGCGCCAGCCTGCGCCAAGCCGTGGAGGCCGCCGCGCCCGACGGGCCGGGCCGGGCGCTCTTGGCCGCGCTGGTGCTGGGCGAGCGGTTTTTCGTGGCCCCCGAGGCGTACGACACGGTGCGCCGCTCGACCCTGGCCCACAGCCTGGCGCTGTCGGGCATGCACCTGGGCTTCGCGGCGGGCCTGGGGCTGGGGCTGGCCTGGGCCCTGGGCCGGTTGTGGCCGGGGCTGCTGCTGCGCATGGCCCGGCCCCGGCTGGGGGTGCTGCTGGGGGCGCCGCTGGTGGGCCTCTACGTCTGGCTGGGCGGGGCTACGCCCAGCCTGCTGCGCGCGGGGCTGATGTTCGCGGCCTGGGGCGCGCTGCTCCTGCTGGGCCGGGGCCGGGTGCTGCTCGACGGGCTGCTGCTGGCCCTGGCGCTGCTGGTTGCCGCCGATCCGCTGGTGGTCCACGACATCCGCTTGCAGCTCTCCGCCGTGGCCGTGGCGGGCATCGCCGTGCTGGTGCCTCCGGTCTGGCGGCTGCTGCCCGGGCGCGAGGCGGCCCGGGGCGCGGGCCCGGCGGTCTGGGCCGCGCGGGGCGCGCGGGCCCTGGCCGGGGTGCTGCTGGTCAGCCTCGCGGCCAACGTGGCCCTGCTGCCGCTTCTGGTCTGGAATTTCACGGAAACAGGACTGGCGCTGCATCTCAACGTCCTGTGGCTGCCGGTGCTGGGGCTGGCGGCGGTGCCCGCCGGGCTGGCGGGGGCGGTCCTGGCCGTGACGCCGGGGCTGGGCGAGGCCGGGCGCTGGCTGCTGGGAGCGGACGCCGCGCTGCTGGAAGGGGCCATGGCCGCCCTCTCGGCCCTGGACGCCCGGGGCTGGCTGCCCGTGGCGACGCTTCCGCGCCCGCTGTGGCCGCATCTGGTGGGCTACTACGCGCTGCTGGTCGGGCTGGCGGCCCTGGTCCATGCGCGGGCGCGCGCGGCCCTGGGCGTCTGCCTGGCCGGGGCGCTGCTGCTGGCCTGGCCCGGGCTGTGGGCCGGGGCCACGGGCCAGGGCCGGGCCCTGGGGCTGACGGTGCTCGACGTGGGCCAGAGCCAGGCCGTGCTGCTGGACCTGCCCGGGGGCGGGCGCGTGCTGGTGGATGGCGGCGGCGGCTTTCCCGGCGGGCTGGACCCGGGCCGGGCCGTGGTCCTGCCTGCCCTGGCGCGCGGGCGCTGGCCGGGGCTGGACATGATGATCCTCAGCCACCCGGACCACGACCACTACGGCGGGCTGGGGGCCGTGGCCGGGGCGGTGCCCGTGGGCGTGTTCGTCCATGGCGGGCGCTGGCCGGACAGCGGGTCGGGCCGGGCCCTGCGCGCGGCGCTGGAAGAGGGCGGGGTTCCCGTGCGCACCGTGGGCGCGGGGGATGTGCTCGACCTGGGCCCCGGGCTGGCCCTGGAAGTGCTGCACCCCGGCAACCAGCGCAGCCGCGGGAGCAGCAACAACCAGTCCCTGGTGCTGCGGCTGGTGTGGCACGGGCGGCCCCTGGCGCTTTTGCCCGGCGACGTGGAGCAGGCGGGCATCCAGCGGCTGCTGGCCGAGGGCGCCGACCTGCGCGCCGGGGTGCTGGTCGTGCCGCATCACGGCAGCGCCAGCAGCCTCTCGCCCGAGCTGTACGCGCGGGTGGGCGCCCGGCTGGCCCTGGCGGGCACGGGGTTCCTGAACTACCTGGGCCTGCCCGACGCGCAGGTGCGCCTGGCCCTGGCCAGGGCCGGGGTCGCGCTTTACGACACCGGGCGGTGCGGGGCCGTGCGCGTCACCTGGGCCGCGCCGGACGCCCCGGCGCGCCTGGAAACGGCCCTGGGCTGCCCGGGCACGGCGGCCATGCCCTGA